The following coding sequences lie in one Vibrio casei genomic window:
- a CDS encoding DUF3581 family protein — translation MFLTPYFSTQDNAFSFTRQQASHFAKKIAGDFNPIHDEDNKRFCVPGDLLFAVLLQKEGISQKMSFRFSGMVSEGIDLKVEEKGEHNSAVIDANGKEYLLMHHEGEVSKNQDFIAHVVTNYVQFSGMNFPHIMVPLMEEKQMMINAQRPLVIYESMDIEFCRLDLSHPEVVYTGATFDITDKRGVVTLNFDFKEDGMVVGTGVKKMVASGLKPYEQTDIDDLVTRFNQRKDKFLSENQ, via the coding sequence ATGTTTCTAACACCTTATTTTTCAACTCAAGACAATGCTTTCTCATTTACTCGCCAACAAGCAAGCCATTTTGCAAAAAAGATAGCAGGCGATTTCAACCCTATACACGATGAAGACAATAAACGCTTCTGTGTTCCTGGCGATCTTCTTTTTGCTGTTTTATTACAAAAAGAAGGCATTAGCCAAAAAATGAGCTTTCGTTTTTCAGGTATGGTAAGCGAAGGGATTGATCTTAAAGTCGAAGAAAAAGGCGAGCATAACAGCGCTGTCATTGATGCAAATGGCAAAGAATACTTACTGATGCACCACGAAGGTGAAGTCAGCAAAAACCAAGACTTTATCGCTCATGTTGTCACAAATTATGTTCAATTCTCTGGTATGAATTTCCCTCACATCATGGTTCCTCTTATGGAAGAGAAACAAATGATGATTAATGCCCAGCGTCCATTAGTTATTTATGAAAGCATGGACATCGAATTCTGCCGTTTAGATCTTTCTCATCCAGAGGTAGTTTACACAGGTGCAACTTTCGATATTACCGACAAACGTGGTGTTGTGACATTAAACTTCGATTTTAAAGAAGATGGAATGGTGGTTGGAACTGGCGTAAAAAAAATGGTCGCAAGCGGCTTAAAGCCTTATGAACAAACGGATATTGATGACTTAGTAACACGCTTCAATCAAAGAAAAGATAAATTTTTATCTGAAAATCAATAA
- the artP gene encoding arginine ABC transporter ATP-binding protein ArtP: MTIQINAINKFYGTNQVLHDVSFTCETGDTLVLLGPSGAGKSSLLRVLNLLEVPDSGRLTISNESFDFSNSISEKDGLVLRKKVGMVFQQYNLWPHMSVMDNLIEAPVKVLGMSKTQAKKEALKILTTLQLSDKVDAWPLKLSGGQQQRVAIARALMMKPDVLLFDEPTAALDPEITSQIVTIIKELSKTGITQIIVTHEVDFAKKIASHLLYLEKGHVVEYGDNSSFIHPKSKAFADYLKH; the protein is encoded by the coding sequence ATGACTATTCAAATAAATGCAATCAATAAATTCTATGGTACCAACCAGGTTCTTCATGATGTGAGTTTTACCTGTGAGACTGGTGATACCTTGGTATTACTTGGCCCAAGTGGTGCTGGAAAAAGCTCATTACTTCGAGTTTTAAACTTATTAGAAGTACCTGATAGCGGTCGGCTCACCATTTCAAACGAATCTTTTGATTTTAGCAATTCAATTTCTGAAAAAGATGGCCTAGTACTACGAAAAAAAGTCGGAATGGTTTTCCAACAATATAATCTATGGCCTCATATGAGTGTAATGGATAATTTAATTGAAGCCCCCGTAAAAGTTTTAGGTATGTCAAAAACACAAGCAAAAAAAGAAGCATTAAAAATTCTTACCACTTTGCAGCTTTCAGATAAAGTTGATGCTTGGCCTTTAAAATTATCTGGAGGCCAACAACAACGTGTTGCCATAGCTCGAGCTTTAATGATGAAACCGGATGTTTTGCTCTTTGATGAGCCAACAGCAGCGCTTGATCCTGAAATCACCTCACAGATAGTAACCATTATTAAAGAACTCAGTAAAACCGGCATTACCCAAATCATCGTAACGCATGAGGTCGATTTTGCGAAAAAAATCGCCAGTCATCTGCTCTATTTGGAAAAAGGTCATGTTGTTGAATATGGCGACAATTCCAGCTTTATTCACCCAAAATCAAAAGCTTTTGCAGATTATTTAAAACACTGA
- a CDS encoding arginine ABC transporter substrate-binding protein, protein MKKILLASLIGLASTHAFAQEEIKFATEATYAPFEYMDDNNQIKGFDIDLANALCQEIKAKCTFQNQAFDSLIPALKFKRYDAAISAMDITDARLKQVSFTNAYYDNAAAFVSVKGKVSDQADLKGKRVGVQNGSTHQSFLVDQMTGVTSVPYASYQDAFIDMQNGRIDSVFGDTAVVAEWFKKDDTLAYVGEPVTNKQYFGNGFGIAVNKDNQALVDQLNKALETVKENGQYQAIFDKYFGTNK, encoded by the coding sequence ATGAAAAAAATTCTACTTGCTAGTTTAATTGGCCTTGCTTCTACTCACGCCTTTGCACAAGAAGAAATTAAGTTTGCCACTGAAGCAACCTATGCCCCATTTGAATACATGGATGACAACAACCAAATCAAAGGCTTTGATATCGATCTTGCTAACGCACTTTGCCAAGAAATCAAAGCAAAATGTACATTCCAGAATCAAGCATTTGATAGTCTAATTCCAGCCCTAAAATTCAAACGTTACGATGCTGCAATCTCAGCGATGGATATCACTGATGCTCGTTTGAAACAAGTAAGCTTCACTAACGCTTATTATGATAATGCTGCTGCATTTGTTTCTGTAAAAGGTAAAGTTTCCGATCAAGCCGATTTAAAAGGCAAGCGTGTTGGAGTTCAAAACGGCTCAACCCATCAAAGCTTTCTTGTTGATCAAATGACTGGTGTCACCTCTGTCCCTTACGCAAGCTACCAAGATGCTTTCATTGATATGCAAAATGGACGTATTGATAGTGTCTTTGGTGATACTGCCGTTGTGGCAGAATGGTTCAAGAAAGATGACACATTAGCTTACGTAGGTGAACCGGTAACTAATAAGCAATATTTTGGTAATGGTTTTGGTATCGCCGTCAATAAAGACAACCAAGCACTTGTTGACCAACTTAATAAAGCACTAGAAACCGTTAAAGAAAATGGCCAATATCAAGCTATTTTTGATAAGTACTTCGGCACGAATAAGTAG
- the artQ gene encoding arginine ABC transporter permease ArtQ, with the protein MIFSGYSLALIQASWLTIELAFSSLVVGLVLSILFASGEMSRFKVIAWPTTTLVTIIRGLPELLVVLFIFFGSGQVLFYITGEYIEISPFLSGVIALSLIFASYAAQTLRGALKAVPKGQSEAASALGLSKSRSFVRIVLPQAIRHALPGLTNQWLVLLKDTALVSLIGVTDLLKQAQLTSAATHQSFTWYATAAAVYLIITLITQRIIAKINKKYQLQETTMTQKKKPRKKAAIGAKL; encoded by the coding sequence GTGATATTTTCAGGTTACTCTCTAGCATTAATACAAGCAAGTTGGCTTACTATTGAGCTCGCTTTCAGCAGCCTTGTAGTGGGTTTAGTGTTATCCATTCTTTTCGCGAGCGGTGAAATGTCTCGCTTTAAAGTCATTGCATGGCCTACGACCACTTTAGTCACTATCATTAGAGGGTTACCTGAACTTCTCGTTGTATTATTTATTTTCTTTGGTTCTGGCCAAGTATTGTTTTATATCACGGGCGAATATATCGAAATAAGCCCGTTCCTTTCTGGTGTCATTGCCCTCTCGCTAATCTTTGCTTCGTATGCTGCACAGACATTACGTGGGGCATTAAAAGCCGTTCCAAAAGGGCAAAGTGAAGCCGCAAGTGCTTTAGGCTTAAGTAAGAGCCGATCTTTTGTAAGAATTGTGTTACCACAAGCTATTCGCCATGCTCTTCCGGGTTTAACTAACCAATGGTTGGTGCTACTTAAGGATACTGCATTAGTTTCTTTAATTGGCGTGACAGATCTATTAAAGCAAGCCCAATTAACATCTGCTGCAACGCATCAAAGTTTTACTTGGTATGCGACCGCAGCGGCGGTTTATTTAATCATAACGTTAATTACCCAACGCATAATTGCCAAAATAAATAAAAAATACCAACTGCAAGAAACCACCATGACACAAAAAAAGAAGCCTCGTAAAAAAGCTGCCATTGGAGCCAAACTATGA
- the artM gene encoding arginine ABC transporter permease ArtM, with protein MNEQHIWQLLDGLQISLELTIAALLVGCSLSLLMTTTLIIRIPVIHWLSRIIITLFTGTPLLVQIFLIYYGPGQFEWLRNSLAWNWLSQPWFCAMLALALNTAAYSTQLFKGAFDAIPSGQWQACRALGMNTKTTLGVLLPYAIRRAIPAYSNEVILVFKGTSLASTITIMDLMGYAQRINAQTYDTLTVFGIAGAFYLLVNGTLTLIFRQIEKKVLSFESSSH; from the coding sequence ATGAATGAACAACATATTTGGCAACTTTTAGATGGATTACAAATCAGTCTTGAGTTAACCATTGCGGCCTTACTAGTAGGCTGTTCCTTATCATTATTAATGACGACAACCCTAATTATCCGTATCCCTGTTATTCATTGGCTTAGTCGAATAATCATTACCCTATTCACAGGCACCCCTTTACTTGTTCAGATTTTTTTAATTTATTATGGCCCTGGACAATTTGAATGGCTTCGCAACAGTCTGGCTTGGAACTGGCTAAGCCAACCTTGGTTTTGCGCCATGTTAGCCTTAGCACTCAATACAGCAGCTTACAGTACCCAATTATTCAAAGGAGCATTTGATGCCATTCCATCCGGTCAATGGCAAGCTTGTAGAGCATTAGGTATGAATACCAAAACCACACTGGGTGTACTTCTTCCTTACGCTATTCGTAGAGCGATTCCAGCTTATTCCAATGAAGTCATTCTGGTTTTCAAAGGGACATCACTCGCCAGCACCATAACGATAATGGACCTAATGGGCTATGCTCAACGTATTAACGCGCAAACTTATGATACCTTGACGGTGTTTGGTATTGCTGGAGCGTTTTACTTACTAGTAAACGGCACCCTGACTCTTATATTTAGACAGATAGAGAAAAAAGTTTTATCTTTTGAGTCAAGCAGCCATTAA
- the ydiJ gene encoding D-2-hydroxyglutarate dehydrogenase YdiJ: MLPNSDTSKTTPSTLPLLNQRFDVDPVVGAYLSELSKAGFSGDIEQTYASRLAVATDNSVYQQLPQAVVLPRNNHDVQLIGQVGSQRKYDSVTFSPRGGGTGTNGQSLTKGIVVDMSRHMNKVLEVNEQEGWVRAQSGVVKDQLNDVVRPYGYFFSPDLSTSNRATLGGMVNTDASGQGSLKYGKTSDHVLSLQAVFSDGSMYETDGSDEVPALGTIASRALAETERVCRENRAAIDAKFPPLNRFLTGYDLKNALSFQASKVSQTENDKGEFNLARVLCGAEGSLAFITEAKLNLTPIPKARTLVNVKYNSFDSALRSAPLMVEAQALSVETVDSKVLNLAKQDIVWHTVSDLLTDVEGKDMQGINIIEFAGESESEVAFLVNDLVAQLEVKLETEEGGIIGFQVCNDLAGINKIYNMRKKAVGLLGGAKGRAKPIAFAEDTCVPPENLADFIVEFRELLDSKSLNYGMFGHVDAGVLHVRPALDLCDPEQEKLMHQVSDEVVKLVAKYGGLMWGEHGKGYRSEYGPEFFGDELFLQLRRVKAAFDPLNKMNPGKICTPLDSQDELVKVSDTKRATFDRQIPITVRDSFRQAMECNGNGLCFNYDVNSPMCPSMKITADRRHSPKGRAGLVREWLRQLTANGIDILDLEQQALNGNSSIKLMIDRVRHSMKKKSEYDFSHEVFEALNGCLACKACASQCPINVDVPSFRSRFLNVYYTRYQRPVKDYLVANIESFLPIMASTPKLVNGILGMSWIQGLTKRSIGYIDAPLLSVPTLKKTLENNDWDSRFSLSQLQLLSDEQRQDYVLIVQDPFTSFYDADVVSDFVELAIKLGKKPVVLPFKPNGKAQHVKGFLKQFAQTATSTAEFLNTLVKLNIPMVGVDPATVLCYRDEYREVLGEKAGSFKVLSVHEWLQPNLHQFKFTAVASQQSWNLFSHCTEKTKLPNSEKEWGQIFTHFGATLNTIPVGCCGMAGTFGHEADKFEMSQGIYQLSWQPNMNRLDKEYCLATGYSCRSQVKRFEGVKPKHPLQALLAMVQ; this comes from the coding sequence ATGTTACCAAATAGCGATACATCAAAAACAACACCAAGCACACTTCCACTTTTGAATCAGCGTTTTGACGTTGATCCTGTGGTGGGTGCTTATCTTTCTGAGCTATCAAAAGCTGGATTTAGTGGCGATATTGAACAAACCTATGCTAGCCGTTTAGCGGTAGCCACCGATAACAGTGTATATCAACAGCTTCCCCAAGCCGTTGTTTTGCCGAGGAACAATCACGATGTTCAGTTAATTGGGCAAGTTGGTTCACAGCGTAAATATGACAGTGTCACTTTTTCACCTAGAGGTGGGGGCACAGGAACCAACGGACAGTCATTGACTAAAGGTATTGTGGTCGACATGTCTCGCCATATGAATAAAGTCCTTGAAGTGAATGAACAAGAAGGTTGGGTAAGAGCTCAATCTGGTGTGGTAAAAGATCAGCTTAATGATGTGGTTCGTCCATATGGTTACTTTTTTTCTCCAGATCTATCAACCAGTAATCGTGCGACGCTTGGTGGTATGGTGAATACGGATGCTTCTGGTCAGGGGTCATTAAAGTATGGAAAAACCTCTGATCATGTTTTATCACTTCAGGCTGTATTTTCTGATGGTTCGATGTATGAAACGGATGGCTCGGATGAAGTGCCAGCATTAGGTACGATTGCAAGTAGAGCCTTAGCAGAAACGGAACGTGTATGCCGTGAAAACCGAGCGGCCATTGACGCTAAATTTCCACCATTAAATCGATTCTTAACGGGTTACGATCTAAAAAATGCGTTGTCATTTCAGGCATCCAAAGTATCGCAAACAGAAAATGATAAAGGTGAATTTAATTTAGCGCGTGTATTGTGTGGCGCAGAAGGTTCATTAGCGTTTATTACAGAAGCAAAATTGAACTTAACCCCGATACCGAAAGCCAGAACTCTGGTGAATGTTAAATACAATTCGTTTGATTCAGCACTACGTAGCGCTCCTTTGATGGTGGAAGCTCAAGCTTTATCCGTTGAAACTGTTGACTCCAAAGTTTTAAATTTAGCTAAACAAGATATTGTCTGGCATACCGTGAGTGATTTATTGACGGATGTCGAAGGCAAGGATATGCAAGGTATTAATATTATTGAATTTGCTGGCGAAAGTGAAAGTGAAGTCGCATTTTTAGTGAATGATCTTGTTGCTCAACTTGAGGTTAAATTGGAAACCGAAGAAGGCGGTATTATTGGTTTTCAAGTTTGTAATGATCTTGCCGGTATTAATAAAATCTACAATATGCGGAAAAAAGCGGTGGGTTTATTAGGGGGGGCTAAAGGTCGGGCCAAACCGATTGCGTTTGCAGAAGACACTTGTGTGCCGCCTGAAAATTTAGCCGACTTTATTGTTGAGTTTCGTGAGTTGCTAGACAGTAAATCACTCAACTATGGCATGTTTGGTCATGTTGATGCCGGGGTTTTACACGTAAGGCCTGCATTGGATCTATGTGATCCTGAACAAGAAAAGTTGATGCACCAAGTGTCGGATGAAGTGGTTAAACTGGTTGCTAAATATGGCGGTCTAATGTGGGGCGAGCATGGGAAAGGTTATCGCTCTGAATACGGACCTGAATTCTTTGGTGATGAGTTATTTTTACAATTACGCCGAGTTAAAGCGGCGTTTGATCCGCTTAATAAGATGAATCCAGGTAAAATTTGTACGCCATTAGACAGTCAAGATGAACTTGTTAAAGTGTCTGATACTAAGCGTGCAACATTTGATAGACAAATTCCAATCACGGTTCGTGACAGTTTTAGACAAGCGATGGAATGTAATGGTAATGGCTTGTGCTTTAATTACGATGTGAATTCACCAATGTGTCCTTCCATGAAAATCACAGCCGATCGTCGGCACTCACCGAAAGGACGGGCGGGGTTAGTGCGCGAATGGCTTCGTCAATTAACCGCTAATGGCATTGATATTCTTGATTTAGAACAACAAGCATTAAATGGCAACAGCTCGATAAAGTTGATGATTGACCGAGTTCGTCACAGTATGAAAAAGAAGAGTGAATATGATTTTTCACATGAAGTATTTGAAGCACTGAATGGCTGTTTAGCTTGTAAAGCCTGTGCTAGTCAATGCCCAATTAATGTTGATGTACCTTCGTTCCGGTCTCGTTTTTTAAATGTGTATTACACACGTTATCAGCGTCCTGTTAAAGATTATTTAGTGGCCAACATTGAAAGCTTCTTGCCGATAATGGCAAGTACGCCAAAATTAGTGAACGGTATACTAGGAATGTCATGGATTCAAGGTTTGACTAAACGCAGTATTGGTTACATTGATGCGCCATTGTTGTCAGTCCCTACACTTAAGAAAACCTTAGAAAATAATGACTGGGACAGCCGGTTTAGCTTATCTCAGTTGCAGTTATTATCTGATGAACAACGGCAAGATTATGTACTGATCGTCCAAGACCCGTTCACGAGTTTTTATGATGCTGACGTTGTATCCGATTTTGTCGAATTAGCCATTAAACTAGGTAAAAAACCGGTCGTATTGCCATTTAAACCGAATGGTAAGGCACAACATGTAAAAGGTTTTTTAAAGCAGTTTGCTCAAACAGCCACCTCAACAGCTGAATTTTTGAATACACTAGTAAAATTAAACATTCCAATGGTTGGCGTAGATCCGGCAACCGTACTTTGTTACCGCGATGAATATCGTGAAGTATTAGGTGAAAAAGCGGGGAGCTTTAAAGTGCTCAGTGTGCATGAATGGCTACAACCAAACTTACATCAATTTAAGTTTACGGCTGTGGCATCGCAGCAATCGTGGAATTTGTTTTCACATTGCACTGAGAAAACCAAACTGCCTAATTCAGAAAAAGAATGGGGGCAGATTTTTACTCATTTTGGTGCCACATTAAATACTATTCCTGTTGGCTGCTGTGGTATGGCGGGAACGTTTGGACATGAAGCGGATAAGTTTGAAATGTCTCAAGGAATTTATCAATTAAGCTGGCAGCCGAATATGAATCGTTTAGACAAGGAATACTGTCTTGCTACCGGTTATTCATGCCGTAGCCAAGTGAAGCGTTTTGAGGGAGTGAAACCAAAACACCCACTTCAAGCTTTATTAGCTATGGTGCAATAA